Proteins found in one bacterium genomic segment:
- a CDS encoding acyl-CoA thioesterase, with amino-acid sequence MPTIADTRFQMVQLVFPEHTNQRGTLYGGRMMSWIATAGTLAASRVARGAVVLGAMDDLDFLTPIHLGEIVTMDAQVESIGRSSLEVGVTVHAESPQRGVPRRATSSHLAFVSLDEHERPRPVGRTITPGTEAEAAVCAEAEARKAARLTRLHAHRGGEDAIPDLRTRHAVTLSRLVRPEDALSGTLMFAGKLLEMLDEVASITAARYCRGATVTASLDTVYFHNPLRIGQIVDFRTVLTHVARSSMEIGVRVDAEDPRSGARHHTCTAFFTMVHLDEHGHPAPVPAFTPDGPDEWRMWHEAEVRIRARRARIAQLRASAGANAR; translated from the coding sequence GTGCCGACCATCGCGGACACGCGCTTCCAGATGGTTCAGTTGGTCTTTCCCGAGCACACCAACCAGCGTGGCACCCTGTACGGCGGACGGATGATGTCATGGATCGCAACCGCCGGAACGCTCGCCGCGTCTCGCGTGGCGCGCGGAGCCGTCGTGCTTGGCGCGATGGACGATCTGGACTTCCTCACACCAATCCACCTCGGAGAGATCGTGACGATGGATGCACAGGTGGAATCCATCGGCCGGTCATCCCTCGAGGTGGGCGTGACGGTGCATGCGGAGTCGCCTCAGCGGGGCGTGCCGAGGCGGGCGACCTCCTCGCATCTCGCCTTTGTGTCGCTGGATGAGCACGAGCGCCCCCGGCCGGTGGGACGGACGATTACGCCCGGCACCGAGGCGGAGGCGGCGGTATGCGCAGAGGCCGAAGCCCGCAAAGCGGCGCGGCTGACGCGACTTCACGCGCACCGGGGCGGTGAAGATGCGATTCCGGACCTGCGCACGCGGCACGCGGTGACGCTGTCGCGGCTGGTGCGTCCGGAAGACGCCCTCAGCGGAACGCTGATGTTCGCCGGCAAATTGCTCGAGATGCTCGACGAGGTGGCATCGATCACCGCTGCGCGGTACTGCCGCGGCGCGACGGTGACGGCATCGCTCGACACCGTGTACTTCCACAACCCGCTTCGGATCGGTCAGATCGTGGACTTTCGCACGGTGCTTACGCACGTCGCGCGGTCGTCGATGGAGATCGGCGTCCGCGTAGATGCCGAAGACCCGCGATCGGGGGCGCGTCACCACACGTGCACCGCGTTTTTCACGATGGTTCACCTCGACGAGCACGGCCATCCCGCTCCGGTCCCCGCGTTTACCCCGGACGGTCCAGACGAGTGGCGGATGTGGCACGAGGCGGAGGTCCGTATTCGGGCCCGCCGGGCGCGCATCGCGCAACTGCGAGCGTCGGCAGGCGCGAATGCCCGCTAG
- a CDS encoding tetratricopeptide repeat protein — MSSLGERIRGRRKELGLTQTELGGGNLTKGFISLVEKGRAKPSLQTLLLLAERLQKPVGYFLEPGTLLSTKAVRVAVASAWVAIKQGDYTRAAEHFEEALSLGKESRDKSVEAECHIGLAMALAHLRQFDLAEESLQRGQELAVAIGDSRHLVRINHVLGIIAYFQRRLEDARRHFSEGFQRFQATNDTDLSLGGILLYNLGNTYMELGDHVEAARWYEQALALVEPTEDLHRLGLVHVQLGVAQRERGDYETAIVHLTKAEHLFEVLQDTRLLGWAHNSIGITLLARGNVDDAIAHINTSLRIKGRIGDDPGRARSLTELGRALTMKREFAEADAALVEADRLTKKFGDKTEAARIQVAWARLRSAARQVAEAIRHYEEAIAAFESLGMDADLAAACNELGELLLEQQRPSEAAPYLARTLRVLRADKHH, encoded by the coding sequence GTGTCTTCATTGGGTGAACGGATTCGGGGGAGACGCAAGGAGCTCGGCCTTACACAGACCGAACTCGGCGGTGGGAACCTCACGAAGGGATTCATAAGCCTGGTTGAAAAGGGTCGGGCCAAACCGTCCCTGCAGACGTTGCTCCTGCTCGCCGAGCGCCTCCAAAAACCCGTGGGCTACTTCCTGGAACCGGGGACGCTGCTGAGCACGAAAGCGGTCCGCGTCGCAGTCGCGTCAGCGTGGGTCGCGATAAAGCAGGGCGACTACACGCGGGCGGCCGAGCACTTCGAAGAAGCACTCAGCCTGGGCAAGGAAAGTCGGGACAAGAGTGTCGAGGCCGAGTGCCACATCGGTTTGGCCATGGCATTGGCTCACCTCCGGCAGTTTGATCTCGCGGAGGAGAGCCTGCAGCGCGGACAGGAGTTGGCGGTGGCGATCGGCGATTCACGCCACCTCGTGCGCATCAACCACGTCCTCGGCATCATCGCGTATTTCCAGCGGCGCCTGGAGGACGCGCGACGCCACTTCTCCGAGGGGTTCCAGCGCTTCCAAGCGACGAACGACACGGATCTGAGCCTTGGCGGGATTCTCCTCTACAACCTCGGCAATACGTACATGGAACTGGGGGATCATGTCGAGGCCGCCCGCTGGTATGAGCAAGCGCTGGCGCTCGTCGAGCCGACGGAGGACCTTCATCGACTCGGGTTGGTGCATGTACAACTCGGCGTGGCTCAGCGCGAGCGCGGCGACTACGAGACCGCGATCGTGCACCTGACCAAAGCCGAGCACCTCTTCGAGGTGCTACAAGATACGCGGTTGCTGGGATGGGCGCACAACAGCATCGGCATCACCCTGCTGGCGCGCGGGAACGTGGACGACGCGATCGCTCACATCAACACCAGCCTGCGCATCAAGGGACGCATCGGAGATGATCCCGGGCGAGCACGATCGCTTACGGAACTGGGACGAGCCCTCACCATGAAACGGGAGTTCGCCGAGGCCGACGCGGCCCTCGTCGAGGCGGATCGCCTCACGAAGAAGTTCGGCGACAAGACCGAGGCGGCGCGGATTCAAGTCGCGTGGGCCCGCCTGCGGTCGGCCGCACGGCAGGTCGCGGAGGCCATCCGCCACTACGAGGAGGCGATCGCCGCGTTTGAATCGCTCGGCATGGACGCCGATCTCGCGGCGGCCTGCAACGAACTCGGCGAATTGCTGCTGGAGCAGCAGCGCCCATCGGAAGCCGCCCCGTATCTCGCGAGAACACTTCGGGTGCTCAGGGCCGACAAGCACCACTAG
- the speD gene encoding adenosylmethionine decarboxylase, whose product METVGHHYIVEGSGCNPDVISRVEQVEQIMVQAAEVADVQIWAISFHRFRPTGVSGVVVISESHLSVHTWPEAGYVALDIFTCGERAKPEPAVQHALKAFGATNMHITEVTRGLDEGDNVYFHSMITWEENLPENVLNHKPRRRRRAVARRKKSVST is encoded by the coding sequence GTGGAAACCGTCGGGCATCACTACATCGTCGAGGGGTCGGGCTGCAACCCGGACGTGATCAGCCGGGTCGAGCAGGTGGAGCAAATCATGGTGCAGGCCGCCGAGGTCGCGGACGTGCAAATCTGGGCGATCTCGTTCCATCGGTTTCGTCCCACCGGCGTCAGCGGCGTGGTGGTGATCTCCGAGTCCCACTTGTCGGTGCACACTTGGCCCGAGGCCGGCTACGTTGCGCTCGACATTTTCACGTGCGGCGAGCGTGCGAAGCCCGAACCGGCGGTGCAACACGCGCTGAAGGCGTTCGGCGCCACGAACATGCACATCACGGAAGTGACGCGCGGCCTCGACGAGGGCGACAACGTCTACTTTCACAGTATGATCACGTGGGAGGAGAATTTGCCGGAGAACGTCTTGAACCACAAGCCGCGCCGCCGTCGCCGCGCGGTCGCGCGGCGCAAGAAATCCGTGTCAACGTAA
- a CDS encoding small multi-drug export protein — protein sequence MPARIVQVMLFSIVPWVELRLAIPYGITKGLPPVVACLAAITASWVMIIPMFLVLDLFYHRFLSGVPVVRWGIEEVRNRGRGYVERWGVLGVGIYVSLPLPGPGIYSGTILAWLFGLPRRQAVIALALGSTVSALLVTIISTGVIALIRRFA from the coding sequence ATGCCCGCTAGGATCGTTCAGGTGATGTTGTTCTCGATCGTGCCCTGGGTTGAGTTGCGGCTGGCGATTCCCTACGGGATCACCAAAGGACTGCCGCCCGTGGTCGCCTGTCTCGCCGCAATCACTGCCAGTTGGGTGATGATCATCCCAATGTTCTTGGTGTTGGATCTCTTCTACCATCGGTTTCTGTCTGGGGTGCCGGTCGTGCGGTGGGGGATCGAGGAGGTGCGGAACCGGGGTCGCGGCTACGTGGAACGCTGGGGCGTGCTCGGGGTGGGAATCTATGTGAGCCTGCCTCTGCCGGGCCCGGGCATCTACTCCGGCACAATCCTCGCATGGCTGTTCGGCCTGCCGCGCCGACAGGCGGTGATCGCCCTGGCGCTCGGGAGCACGGTCAGCGCGCTGCTCGTCACGATCATCAGCACGGGTGTGATCGCGCTCATACGGAGGTTTGCCTGA
- a CDS encoding YggT family protein — MLLITLVSDVIQLLTLLIIVRAVLSWIPTADYGHPIIRFVMRVTDPVLEPVRRVLPPLGGLDLSPIIAILLLQFAGQLLIRALVSLLAGA; from the coding sequence ATGCTCCTCATCACACTGGTCTCCGACGTCATCCAGTTGTTGACGCTCCTGATCATCGTGCGGGCCGTCCTCTCGTGGATCCCCACGGCGGACTACGGCCACCCGATCATCCGCTTCGTCATGCGCGTCACCGACCCGGTGCTGGAACCCGTGCGGCGAGTGCTCCCGCCCCTCGGCGGCTTGGACCTCTCCCCGATTATCGCCATCCTCCTGTTGCAGTTCGCGGGCCAGTTGTTGATCCGGGCGCTGGTCTCCCTGCTCGCGGGCGCCTGA